Proteins from one uncultured Desulfovibrio sp. genomic window:
- a CDS encoding double-cubane-cluster-containing anaerobic reductase — translation MAYVSLEQFRDVTNRNVLTLQEAHQAGRKVVGQYCIYSPLEIALAAGAIPVSLCGTKQDSIPAAEEMLPRSLCPLIKSSFGFALQDSCPYLAASDLVVADTTCDGKKKMYELLAARKPVMLLQLPQIQDEAAFAYWRAQYALLVQRMEQDFGVRITEDDLQRAMDLTARLRHALKRVLDLARRKPAPLRGMDLLDICFRASFMPDYEQAIVLLDAIWEEVQKTPDAAIAHEGPRILLTGVPTGLGSHKVIQLLEDCGASVVCIDNCTCYKKVLLQTEAPGDALDVLARRYLDMHCAVMSPNPRRYTVLRELAQDFAVDAVVDLTWQGCQPYDVESWSVKKFVREELHLPFLQVVTDYSSTDTEQLKVRLEAFLEMLA, via the coding sequence ATGGCCTATGTCAGTCTTGAACAGTTTCGGGATGTCACCAACCGCAATGTGCTGACCCTGCAGGAAGCCCATCAGGCGGGGCGGAAGGTGGTGGGGCAGTACTGTATTTATTCTCCCCTGGAAATAGCCCTGGCAGCGGGAGCCATTCCTGTTTCGCTCTGCGGGACCAAGCAGGATTCCATTCCTGCGGCGGAAGAGATGCTGCCGCGCAGCCTGTGCCCGCTTATCAAGAGCAGCTTCGGTTTTGCCCTGCAGGACAGCTGCCCCTATCTGGCCGCGTCGGATCTGGTGGTTGCCGATACCACCTGCGACGGGAAGAAGAAAATGTATGAGCTGCTTGCTGCCCGCAAGCCAGTCATGCTCTTGCAGCTGCCGCAGATTCAGGACGAGGCCGCCTTTGCCTACTGGCGGGCGCAGTATGCGCTGCTGGTACAGCGCATGGAGCAGGACTTCGGCGTGCGCATCACGGAGGATGACTTGCAGCGGGCCATGGATCTCACTGCCAGGCTGCGTCATGCCCTGAAGCGAGTGCTGGACCTGGCCAGGCGCAAGCCAGCTCCCCTGCGCGGCATGGACCTGCTGGATATCTGTTTCCGCGCGTCCTTCATGCCGGACTATGAGCAGGCCATCGTGCTGCTGGATGCCATCTGGGAAGAGGTGCAGAAGACGCCGGACGCGGCCATTGCCCATGAAGGCCCCCGCATCCTGCTGACCGGCGTGCCCACCGGTCTGGGATCGCACAAGGTCATTCAGCTGCTGGAAGACTGCGGCGCCAGCGTGGTCTGCATCGACAACTGCACCTGCTACAAGAAGGTCCTGCTCCAGACAGAGGCCCCGGGCGATGCGCTGGATGTGCTGGCCCGGCGCTATCTGGACATGCATTGCGCGGTCATGTCGCCCAATCCCCGGCGCTATACGGTGCTGCGGGAACTGGCGCAGGACTTTGCCGTGGATGCGGTGGTGGATCTGACGTGGCAGGGCTGTCAGCCCTATGACGTGGAATCCTGGAGTGTCAAGAAATTCGTGCGGGAGGAACTGCACCTGCCCTTCCTGCAGGTGGTGACGGACTATTCCAGCACCGATACGGAGCAGCTCAAGGTCCGCCTGGAAGCCTTTCTGGAAATGCTGGCCTGA
- a CDS encoding acyl-CoA dehydratase activase → MAVAGVDVGSVAAKAVIWDARAGRMLGRAVLPTGWNAREAGESVLQAACEQAGLSRSSLTRVVGTGYGRISLPFADRVVTEISCHARGACRLFPATGVVLDIGGQDSKVIAVEEGAVQDFVMNDKCAAGTGRFLQVLSGILDMDLPALGRAAERGRPVPISSMCAVFAETEIIGLLAQGTAPEDIAAGVFLSIARRMRGLAARIPLRGECTFTGGLAISPAFSRLLAEELGVAVNVPPDPQIVGALGAALVAAG, encoded by the coding sequence ATGGCAGTAGCAGGTGTGGATGTGGGGTCTGTGGCGGCCAAGGCCGTTATCTGGGATGCCCGGGCCGGCAGGATGCTGGGGCGGGCCGTGCTGCCCACGGGCTGGAATGCGCGCGAAGCCGGCGAAAGCGTGTTGCAGGCTGCCTGCGAGCAGGCTGGTCTGTCCCGCAGCAGCCTGACCCGCGTGGTGGGAACGGGCTATGGGCGCATTTCCCTGCCCTTTGCGGACCGGGTGGTGACGGAGATTTCCTGTCATGCCAGGGGCGCTTGCCGGCTCTTTCCGGCCACGGGCGTGGTGCTGGACATTGGCGGCCAGGACAGCAAGGTCATTGCAGTGGAGGAGGGAGCCGTGCAGGATTTTGTCATGAATGACAAATGCGCGGCCGGTACCGGGCGTTTTTTGCAGGTGCTTTCCGGCATTCTGGACATGGATCTGCCGGCACTGGGGCGCGCAGCCGAGCGGGGCAGGCCCGTACCCATTTCCAGCATGTGCGCGGTCTTTGCCGAAACGGAAATCATCGGCCTGCTGGCCCAGGGCACCGCGCCGGAAGATATTGCGGCAGGGGTTTTTCTGTCCATTGCGCGTCGCATGCGTGGACTGGCGGCGCGCATTCCCCTGCGGGGGGAATGTACCTTTACGGGGGGGCTGGCCATCAGCCCGGCCTTCAGCCGCCTGCTGGCGGAAGAACTGGGCGTGGCCGTCAATGTGCCCCCTGATCCCCAGATTGTGGGCGCCCTGGGGGCCGCCCTGGTGGCGGCCGGTTAG
- a CDS encoding ABC transporter ATP-binding protein: MDNIVISARHVGKTFRLGDSQMTALKDLSLDVEENAFICIVGPSGCGKSTFLRMVAGLESASSGHIFYRNEPVRAPRREVGMVFQEYSLLPWRTVEDNVSLGLEFAGRSRGERRRAARDYLELVGLAAFGRAMPYELSGGMRQRVAIARALANEPDVLLMDEPFGALDAHTRILLQRELLRIWQKHRTTILFVTHGVDEAVYLADRVVVMSARPGEVRAVIPVDLARPRDRGDPAYARLTASILDMLDAGNQMRPAEADAAAPCREA; the protein is encoded by the coding sequence ATGGACAATATCGTGATTTCCGCCCGCCATGTGGGCAAGACGTTCCGTCTGGGCGACAGCCAGATGACAGCGCTCAAGGACCTGTCCCTGGATGTGGAGGAAAATGCCTTCATCTGTATTGTGGGACCCAGCGGCTGCGGCAAGTCCACCTTTCTGCGCATGGTGGCCGGTCTGGAATCGGCCAGCAGCGGGCACATTTTCTACAGAAACGAGCCGGTGCGCGCGCCGCGCCGTGAAGTGGGCATGGTCTTTCAGGAATATTCCCTGCTGCCCTGGCGCACGGTGGAGGACAATGTGTCGCTGGGGCTGGAATTTGCCGGCAGATCACGCGGGGAGCGCCGCAGGGCCGCGCGTGACTATCTGGAGCTGGTGGGTCTTGCCGCCTTTGGCCGGGCCATGCCCTACGAGCTGTCCGGCGGCATGCGTCAGCGGGTGGCCATTGCCCGCGCGCTGGCCAATGAGCCGGATGTGCTGCTCATGGATGAACCCTTTGGCGCGCTGGACGCGCATACGCGCATTCTTCTGCAACGGGAGCTGCTGCGCATCTGGCAGAAGCACCGGACTACCATCCTCTTTGTGACCCATGGCGTGGATGAGGCCGTGTATCTGGCGGACCGCGTGGTGGTCATGTCCGCGCGCCCCGGCGAGGTGCGGGCCGTCATTCCCGTGGACCTGGCCCGGCCCCGGGACCGGGGTGACCCGGCCTATGCCCGCCTGACGGCATCCATCCTGGATATGCTTGACGCGGGAAATCAGATGCGTCCGGCAGAAGCAGACGCGGCAGCGCCGTGCAGGGAGGCATGA
- a CDS encoding ABC transporter permease, with protein sequence MRTRIFFLMAPALVPVLFFIFWEGMADAVNNSLILPTLEEIGSLLAHPFTAVIGMGTLAGNIAISLVRVLCGYAAAVLIGVPLGVAMGYYAGLHRLLNLFLGMFRPIPPLAWVPLVLAWFGVSSLATVMGLPRSALYYYCNNLKISMLFIIFIGALFPILTSSVHGVQTVSRILVDSARVLGASEKDIFLKILLPAAAPSIVNGLRIGLGVAWMCLVSAEMLPGSLSGVGYLITHAYTVGRTDVVIAGMISISVVGALLDLGFQWVERRKYAWKQLSR encoded by the coding sequence ATGCGGACACGCATTTTCTTTCTGATGGCACCGGCGCTGGTGCCTGTCCTGTTTTTCATTTTTTGGGAAGGCATGGCCGATGCCGTGAACAACAGCCTGATCCTTCCCACCCTGGAAGAGATCGGCTCCCTGCTGGCGCATCCGTTCACGGCGGTCATCGGCATGGGAACGCTGGCGGGCAATATTGCCATCAGCCTGGTGCGCGTTCTTTGCGGGTATGCAGCGGCGGTGCTCATCGGGGTGCCGCTGGGGGTGGCCATGGGCTATTACGCCGGCCTGCACCGCCTGCTCAATCTTTTTCTGGGCATGTTTCGTCCCATTCCGCCCCTGGCCTGGGTGCCGCTGGTCTTGGCCTGGTTCGGCGTGAGCAGTCTGGCCACGGTCATGGGGTTGCCCCGCTCGGCGCTGTACTATTATTGCAATAATCTGAAGATTTCCATGCTGTTCATTATCTTCATCGGCGCGCTTTTTCCCATCCTGACCAGCTCTGTGCACGGCGTGCAGACCGTCAGCCGCATTCTGGTGGATTCCGCCCGGGTGCTGGGAGCGTCGGAAAAGGATATTTTCCTCAAGATTCTGCTGCCCGCCGCGGCGCCCTCCATTGTCAACGGCCTGCGCATCGGCCTTGGCGTGGCCTGGATGTGTCTGGTCTCGGCGGAAATGCTGCCCGGCAGCCTTTCGGGAGTGGGCTATCTCATCACCCATGCCTACACCGTGGGCCGCACGGATGTGGTCATTGCCGGCATGATCAGCATCAGCGTGGTGGGCGCGCTGCTGGACCTGGGCTTTCAGTGGGTGGAACGGCGCAAATATGCGTGGAAACAGCTTTCCCGGTAG
- a CDS encoding ABC transporter substrate-binding protein, with protein MVRSFLFRGLAAVCLTLFAAAGAVAAELPAFKTGFIFTTHHSPFLVAASQGEAFRDLGVYLKPLVERESYELVKDGKPLAILDLVVAKSGSETATLFAQKHLDMGIASITAIMAGIDKGTPMKIVCPLQTEGMALVVPSASTLTGWDDLLKRVRDSKEPVKIGFHSPTSAPKIVLEGALVQAGLKVTLDPADTKADVLLVDLKETSNLLAALTAGQVEAVVGPSPFPEVAQTRGVGKVLVALNDLPPAGQWANFPCCVGVASQDMIDKHPEVVRAFVALISRAGEWCNAHPRQAGEMAAQWIGLPPEAGSKSTLVFLNSFTDSWLRGADTYLRILDGMHKFSGSLAGRTLQQCRGQLINDAFLDKGK; from the coding sequence ATGGTACGATCCTTCCTTTTTCGCGGTCTGGCCGCTGTGTGCCTGACCCTGTTCGCCGCGGCCGGCGCCGTGGCGGCCGAACTGCCGGCTTTCAAGACCGGCTTTATTTTCACCACGCATCATTCCCCCTTTCTGGTGGCGGCCTCGCAGGGCGAAGCCTTTCGCGATCTGGGCGTGTATCTGAAGCCGCTGGTGGAGCGTGAAAGCTATGAGCTGGTCAAGGACGGCAAGCCCCTGGCCATTCTTGACCTGGTGGTGGCCAAGAGCGGTTCCGAAACCGCCACGCTCTTTGCCCAGAAACATCTGGACATGGGCATTGCCTCCATCACGGCCATCATGGCCGGCATCGACAAGGGAACGCCCATGAAGATCGTCTGCCCGCTGCAAACCGAGGGCATGGCCCTGGTGGTGCCCTCCGCATCGACGCTGACGGGCTGGGATGACCTGCTGAAGCGGGTGCGCGACAGCAAGGAGCCGGTAAAGATCGGTTTCCATTCTCCCACCAGTGCGCCCAAGATCGTGCTGGAAGGCGCGCTGGTGCAGGCCGGTCTCAAGGTGACGCTTGATCCTGCGGACACCAAGGCCGATGTGCTGCTGGTGGACCTGAAGGAAACCAGCAATCTGCTGGCGGCCCTGACGGCTGGCCAGGTGGAAGCCGTGGTGGGGCCGTCTCCCTTCCCCGAAGTGGCCCAGACGCGCGGCGTGGGCAAGGTGCTGGTGGCGCTCAACGACCTGCCGCCGGCCGGGCAGTGGGCCAATTTCCCCTGCTGTGTGGGCGTGGCCTCGCAGGACATGATCGACAAGCACCCCGAAGTGGTGCGTGCCTTTGTGGCGCTCATTTCCCGCGCGGGCGAATGGTGCAATGCGCATCCCCGGCAGGCTGGCGAAATGGCCGCCCAGTGGATCGGCCTGCCGCCGGAAGCCGGGAGCAAGTCCACGCTGGTGTTCCTGAACAGCTTTACGGACAGCTGGCTGCGTGGTGCGGATACCTATCTGCGCATTCTTGACGGCATGCACAAGTTCAGCGGCAGTCTGGCCGGGCGCACGTTGCAGCAGTGCCGGGGCCAGCTGATCAACGACGCCTTCCTGGACAAGGGCAAATAG
- a CDS encoding glycosyltransferase family protein encodes MARILYGIHGTGHGHAMRGLTIARRLGRHEFLFVANDDAPRVLEPEFPVRRIPNLGTVFRNYQVDLGATVRRAVPLLWHRERYIREVLRIIDQFKPDVCMTDLEYFVPRAAERAGLPCLTLDHQHVITCCRHHLPPDMWWDTFLQGLTPRYLFRPTAHNLVVSFYQPPVLPRYHARVVPPILRQRVLDLQPRDDGHVLVYQSNSTHRRLIDFLLQSTGRTCYVYGYDRTEGREGNVIFKKKSEEEFLALLEGCAYVIQGGGHTLMTEALYLGKPILTLPLRAMVEQRFNALYIERLGYGMQADMRTLTPDLLHRFEAGLPGFRAAIAGGRFCGNDLVFGLVDSFIRSGSLPDSGEPAVQE; translated from the coding sequence ATGGCCCGGATTCTTTATGGCATTCACGGTACGGGGCACGGCCACGCCATGCGCGGGCTGACCATTGCCCGCCGCCTCGGCAGACATGAATTTCTCTTTGTGGCCAATGATGATGCCCCGCGTGTGCTGGAGCCGGAATTTCCTGTCCGGCGCATTCCCAATCTGGGCACGGTCTTTCGCAACTATCAGGTGGACCTGGGGGCCACCGTGCGGCGGGCTGTGCCGCTGCTCTGGCACCGGGAGCGCTATATACGGGAAGTGCTGCGCATCATTGACCAGTTCAAGCCCGACGTCTGCATGACGGACCTGGAATATTTTGTGCCGCGCGCCGCAGAACGGGCCGGCCTGCCCTGCCTTACCCTGGATCATCAGCATGTCATCACCTGCTGCCGCCACCACCTGCCCCCGGACATGTGGTGGGACACCTTTCTGCAGGGGCTGACACCGCGCTATCTCTTCCGTCCCACGGCGCACAATCTTGTGGTGTCCTTCTATCAGCCGCCCGTGCTGCCGCGCTATCATGCCCGGGTGGTGCCGCCCATTCTGCGCCAGCGGGTCCTGGACCTGCAACCGCGCGATGACGGGCATGTGCTGGTGTATCAGAGCAATTCCACCCATCGCCGTCTCATCGACTTTCTGCTCCAGTCCACAGGGCGCACCTGCTATGTCTATGGCTATGACCGCACCGAGGGCCGCGAGGGCAATGTCATTTTCAAGAAAAAGAGCGAGGAGGAATTCCTTGCCCTGCTGGAAGGCTGCGCCTATGTCATCCAGGGTGGCGGCCATACCCTCATGACCGAGGCCCTGTATCTGGGCAAGCCCATTCTGACCCTGCCGCTCAGGGCCATGGTGGAACAGCGTTTCAATGCCCTGTACATCGAGCGCCTGGGTTACGGCATGCAGGCCGACATGCGTACCCTGACGCCGGACCTGCTGCACCGTTTCGAGGCCGGCCTGCCCGGATTCCGGGCCGCCATTGCCGGCGGCCGCTTCTGTGGCAATGATCTGGTCTTCGGTCTGGTGGACAGCTTCATCCGCAGTGGCAGTCTGCCGGACAGCGGCGAACCTGCCGTGCAGGAGTAG
- a CDS encoding DNA repair exonuclease — MDIVRYVHAADLHLDTPFQGLSRELVREGQLSRLMQDATFTALDRLFRLCEEERPDFLVLAGDIYNQEQYSVRAQLALRDGCARLQASGIRVFVAHGNHDPLSSRLSAVDWPANVTIFGPEPEHHLLEKNGLPLAVVHGISHARDKESRNLARLFRRDAGQDCFQLGVLHCTLDNLAKSDRYAPCSLEDLRQSGLDAWALGHIHQRTLWEEMPFLAYAGNTQGLHIRETGPRGCLLVTARAQDDGWRCSAQFHALAPVQWEQLTLDVDGTQRLDEVDKRLGSLLETTAGGLDPACEALLVRVVLTGRTPLDSELRDPATLTDLQERMGYLASASPRVWVKDLLPETRPLADHDEYLRREDLLGETLRLAQRLRQEPQRLREVGHAALTPLFGHNRLRHVLSQPDEAETLRLLEEAERLCMDLLEER, encoded by the coding sequence ATGGATATTGTGCGGTATGTACATGCGGCAGACCTGCACCTGGATACCCCCTTTCAGGGACTGTCCCGCGAGCTGGTCCGGGAGGGGCAGCTCTCCCGCCTCATGCAGGACGCCACCTTCACCGCTCTGGATCGCCTTTTCCGCCTCTGCGAGGAAGAACGGCCGGACTTTCTGGTGCTGGCAGGCGACATCTACAATCAGGAACAGTACAGCGTCAGGGCGCAGCTTGCCCTGCGCGACGGCTGCGCCCGCCTCCAGGCCTCCGGCATCCGGGTTTTTGTGGCCCACGGCAATCACGACCCCCTGTCCTCGCGCCTGTCCGCCGTGGACTGGCCTGCCAATGTGACCATTTTCGGCCCGGAGCCGGAACATCACCTGCTGGAAAAAAACGGCCTGCCCCTGGCGGTGGTGCATGGCATCAGCCATGCCCGCGACAAGGAAAGCCGCAATCTCGCCCGCCTTTTCCGGCGGGATGCCGGACAGGACTGCTTCCAGCTGGGCGTCCTGCACTGCACACTGGACAATCTGGCCAAGAGCGACCGGTACGCCCCCTGCTCGCTGGAGGATCTGCGCCAGAGCGGCCTGGATGCCTGGGCGCTGGGGCACATCCACCAGCGCACCCTGTGGGAGGAAATGCCCTTTCTGGCCTATGCCGGCAATACGCAGGGCCTGCACATCAGAGAAACCGGACCGCGCGGCTGCCTTCTGGTCACGGCCCGCGCCCAGGACGACGGCTGGCGCTGCTCGGCGCAATTCCATGCCCTGGCCCCGGTACAGTGGGAACAGCTCACCCTGGATGTGGACGGCACCCAACGCCTGGACGAGGTGGACAAACGCCTGGGCAGCCTGCTGGAAACCACGGCCGGCGGGCTGGACCCCGCCTGCGAGGCCCTGCTGGTGCGCGTTGTCCTGACCGGACGAACCCCGCTGGACAGCGAGCTGCGGGACCCCGCCACCCTGACGGACCTGCAGGAACGCATGGGCTATCTGGCCTCTGCCTCGCCGCGGGTCTGGGTCAAGGACCTGCTGCCGGAAACCCGCCCCCTGGCCGATCATGACGAATACCTGCGGCGCGAAGACCTGCTGGGCGAAACCCTGCGCCTGGCCCAGCGTCTGCGGCAGGAGCCGCAGCGACTGCGCGAGGTGGGGCATGCCGCCCTGACGCCCCTTTTCGGACACAACCGCCTGCGCCATGTGCTCAGCCAGCCGGACGAGGCCGAAACCCTCCGGCTGCTGGAGGAAGCCGAGCGCCTGTGCATGGATCTGCTGGAGGAACGCTGA